A stretch of the Pedobacter sp. MC2016-14 genome encodes the following:
- a CDS encoding phosphosulfolactate synthase has protein sequence MNYPLNNIPERPSKPRQSGLTMVMDKGLSLRQTEDFIDVAGIHSDIVKLGWATSFVTPKLKEKLDIYRSAGIPTYFGGTLFEAFIVRNQFEDYIRVLEQYGMGYAEVSDGSIEIEHDLKCEYIHKLSKYVTVISEVGSKDATKIFAPYKWIKLMKAEIEAGSWKVIAEAREGGNVGIYRGSGEVREGLVDEILTEIPEETIIWEAPQKEQQVWFVKLIGTNVNLGNIAPAEVIPLETIRLGLRGDTFDHFLNLSK, from the coding sequence ATGAATTACCCTTTGAATAATATTCCTGAACGTCCATCAAAACCACGCCAGTCTGGCTTAACAATGGTGATGGACAAAGGACTTAGCTTGAGACAGACAGAAGATTTTATAGATGTTGCAGGTATCCATTCAGACATTGTTAAATTAGGTTGGGCAACTTCATTTGTTACCCCGAAGTTGAAAGAGAAACTGGATATATACCGTAGTGCCGGCATTCCTACTTATTTTGGAGGAACGCTTTTTGAAGCTTTTATAGTTAGAAACCAGTTTGAAGATTATATACGCGTACTAGAACAATATGGAATGGGCTATGCAGAAGTTTCTGATGGTTCTATCGAAATTGAGCATGATCTGAAATGTGAATATATCCACAAATTATCCAAATATGTTACCGTAATTTCTGAGGTAGGTTCTAAAGATGCCACAAAGATCTTTGCCCCTTATAAGTGGATTAAACTGATGAAGGCAGAGATTGAAGCCGGCTCATGGAAGGTAATTGCTGAAGCAAGAGAAGGTGGGAATGTAGGGATTTATCGTGGTTCTGGTGAGGTGAGAGAAGGTCTTGTAGATGAAATTTTAACAGAGATACCGGAAGAGACCATTATTTGGGAAGCCCCTCAAAAAGAGCAGCAGGTATGGTTTGTAAAATTAATTGGTACCAATGTTAACCTGGGCAATATTGCCCCTGCAGAAGTGATTCCATTGGAGACCATTCGTTTAGGGTTGAGAGGTGATACCTTCGACCACTTTCTTAACTTAAGTAAATAG